The proteins below are encoded in one region of Ostrea edulis chromosome 3, xbOstEdul1.1, whole genome shotgun sequence:
- the LOC125677555 gene encoding fibrinogen-like protein A, which produces MKSAYTEFTILMFLFSLSKIPAAPLLSQDTFTYIGNSFYSNTSHVRTELSAPLLGDIVGFCSRNCFRDLACYGFELCTLSGGNEICRLTNGVAMGSFDFTAGEICKHYYMNHACGTGMVPNKLTGVCQALNVQGHVAGIYSGCSDCACVALSSSVSGMYSITLDGGLVDVQCVMKNGYAYTVIMDRNDGSVDFYRTYSDYEVGFGSPSTETWIGNKYIHLLTTGGNTVLRFEFEDFSSNTRYAEYSSFNVQSATTNYLMTVSGYTGNAGDSMTYHNNAPFSAKDVDHDTNAGNCAVDYKTAWWNLSCLRTKLTATYGSSGTNVMGWHGWESYKPLKVVKMLLRHP; this is translated from the exons ATGAAATCTGCATATACAGAGTTTACTATTTTAATGTTCTTATTTTCGTTGTCCAAAATTCCTGCTGCCCCATTGCTTTCTCAAGATACTTTCACGTACATTGGGAATAGTTTTTACAGTAACACGAGTCACGTGAGGACGGAGCTGTCCGCCCCGCTTCTAGGAGATATTGTGGGATTCTGCTCCCGAAATTGCTTCCGTGACCTAGCGTGTTATGGATTCGAACTGTGTACCCTGTCAGGTGGAAATGAGATATGCCGCTTGACCAATGGAGTTGCGATGGGATCTTTTGATTTTACAGCCGGTGAAATCTGCAAGCATTATTACATG AATCATGCCTGTGGAACTGGAATGGTGCCCAATAAACTGACCGGCGTGTGTCAGGCCTTAAATGTACAGGGGCATGTAGCAGGGATTTATTCAG GATGTTCTGACTGCGCATGTGTCGCTCTGTCATCGAGTGTAAGCGGGATGTACTCGATAACTCTAGACGGAGGCCTAGTGGACGTTCAGTGCGTTATGAAGAATGGATATGCATACACG GTAATTATGGACAGGAATGACGGAAGCGTGGATTTCTACAGGACGTATTCTGACTATGAGGTCGGATTCGGCAGTCCATCAACAGAAACCTGGATAG GAAACAAGTACATTCATTTGCTGACTACTGGAGGTAACACCGTGCTAAGATTTGAATTTGAAGATTTCTCCTCGAACACTCGCTATGCCGAGTACAGTAGTTTTAATGTCCAGTCAGCCACAACCAATTATCTGATGACTGTGTCCGGTTACACTGGCAATGCAG GTGACAGTATGACATATCACAATAACGCCCCGTTCTCTGCCAAAGATGTCGATCATGACACGAATGCCGGAAATTGCGCGGTGGATTATAAAACAGCCTGGTGGAACCTGAGTTGCCTGCGCACGAAATTGACGGCGACCTACGGCTCCAGTGGAACCAACGTCATGGGGTGGCATGGTTGGGAAAGTTACAAGCCTTTAaaagtggtgaaaatgctactTCGACACCCCTAA